A single genomic interval of Astatotilapia calliptera unplaced genomic scaffold, fAstCal1.2 U_scaffold_66, whole genome shotgun sequence harbors:
- the LOC113018346 gene encoding C-type mannose receptor 2-like codes for MWNNGEPSYRISSYMACVAMLQNGNWDDQLCENLLPFYCYNKNTSSSIFVGVSKSWRDAQSYCRDHYTDLASVRNQSEIPQLKAIATSTAWIGLYRNSWKWSDGSTLSFTNWFPNAPSTLVTASCGASSSVNWVNSNCLNTRNFACFTAVSMRKVLKVQLKTTNTAVDMEGLKENILEKFSQRLNEHSPNEEFKLRWLKEPDGKTFNKDDEKELDKSSGRDQQQTVCNQV; via the exons ATGTGGAATAATGGGGAACCCAGTTATCGAATAAGCAGCTACATGGCTTGTGTGGCAATGCTTCAAAATGGGAACTGGGATGACCAGTTGTGTGAAAACCTGTTACCATTCTACTGCTACAACAAAA ACACATCAAGTTCCATCTTTGTGGGTGTGAGTAAGTCCTGGAGGGACGCTCAAAGCTACTGCAGGGACCACTACACTGACCTGGCCAGTGTGAGGAACCAATCTGAGATTCCACAGCTGAAGGCAATTGCAACTTCCACTGCTTGGATCGGTCTTTACAGAAACTCCTGGAAGTGGTCAGATGGGAGCACACTTTCATTTACCAACTGGTTTCCCAATGCACCATCCACGTTAGTGACAGCTTCTTGTGGTGCTTCATCATCTGTGAACTGGGTCAACTCTAATTGTTTAAATACCCGTAACTTTGCCTGTTTCACTG CTGTGTCTATGAGGAAGGTGTTGAAAGTGCAGCTGAAGACAACTAACACTGCTGTGGATATGGAGGGACTAAAAGAGAACATCTTGGAAAAG TTCAGTCAGAGATTAAATGAGCACAGCCCGAATGAAGAATTCAAGCTAAGATGGTTGAAGGAGCCTGATGGGAAGACCTTCAACAAGGACGACGAGAAAGAATTAGACAAGAGTTCTGGTCGGGATCAGCAGCAGACCGTATGCAACCAAGTCTGA